One region of Sulfurisphaera ohwakuensis genomic DNA includes:
- a CDS encoding ATP-binding protein — translation MIEEQNPWWISPELIRENEYYRKYQESKVKWDITLPVSTEPYSLNFLFGPRQVGKTTALILLIKKLLDSGYNPKSIFYFACDKLADYKELDEVLEEYEKIRKREGIKSSVIILDEVTFPKEWYRSIKYRIDMGKFSNDVLILSGSLSMKAKGEIETFPGRRGKGKVLVMFPLPFSEYVKLFGINLPTGDLKFVLENYTKYVGYLPKLKEILEYYLITGGFPNAIKDFIIEGKVSQSTQYDFISSIISDINKLRRSERLFKLTARAIIEKASSEYSFHTISKDYGVGTVKTAISYVNLMEKLYLMKVIDTIDVNTGLPIPRKQKKFYFIDPFIYHTFSNWTMTKPPDKSKLVEAMIVSHLSRLYDVYYVKTNEEVDVIVNLNGEYWGIEIKYGRVRGGRSKVLGKVKKFMYVSKGELGDNVIPAPLFLAMLEIPIVVETGFS, via the coding sequence ATGATTGAAGAACAGAACCCCTGGTGGATTTCACCAGAACTAATAAGAGAGAATGAATATTATAGGAAGTATCAGGAATCGAAAGTAAAATGGGATATCACACTTCCGGTATCTACTGAACCTTACTCTTTAAACTTCTTATTTGGGCCTAGACAAGTTGGAAAAACAACGGCATTAATCCTTTTAATAAAGAAACTGTTGGATAGTGGTTATAATCCTAAATCCATCTTTTATTTTGCGTGTGATAAATTAGCTGATTATAAGGAACTTGACGAAGTTCTAGAGGAATATGAGAAGATAAGGAAAAGAGAAGGGATAAAAAGTTCCGTAATTATACTTGATGAAGTTACGTTCCCTAAGGAGTGGTATAGAAGTATAAAATATAGGATCGATATGGGGAAATTCAGTAATGACGTGTTAATTCTGTCCGGTTCTCTTTCAATGAAGGCTAAAGGTGAAATAGAAACCTTTCCAGGGAGAAGGGGGAAAGGAAAAGTGCTAGTTATGTTTCCCCTTCCGTTTTCTGAGTATGTAAAGCTATTTGGAATTAATTTACCTACGGGGGATTTGAAATTCGTCCTTGAAAACTATACCAAGTATGTAGGTTATCTTCCTAAATTGAAAGAGATCTTAGAATACTACTTGATAACGGGAGGTTTTCCCAATGCAATAAAGGATTTCATTATTGAGGGAAAGGTAAGCCAATCAACGCAATACGATTTCATTTCAAGTATTATAAGCGATATTAACAAATTAAGGAGAAGTGAAAGGTTGTTTAAACTTACTGCTAGAGCAATTATTGAAAAGGCCTCATCAGAATACAGTTTCCATACAATTTCAAAAGATTATGGAGTAGGGACTGTAAAGACCGCTATAAGCTATGTTAACCTCATGGAGAAGTTATATCTTATGAAAGTGATTGACACTATAGATGTAAATACTGGATTGCCGATACCAAGAAAACAGAAAAAATTTTACTTTATTGATCCGTTCATTTATCATACCTTTTCTAACTGGACTATGACCAAACCACCAGATAAGTCAAAGTTAGTTGAGGCCATGATAGTATCTCATCTTTCAAGACTTTACGACGTATATTATGTTAAAACTAATGAAGAAGTGGACGTGATCGTAAATTTAAACGGAGAATACTGGGGAATTGAAATAAAATATGGAAGAGTAAGAGGAGGAAGAAGTAAGGTTTTGGGAAAAGTTAAGAAATTTATGTATGTGAGTAAGGGCGAGTTAGGAGATAATGTTATACCAGCCCCGCTCTTTTTAGCTATGCTAGAGATCCCCATAGTAGTTGAAACCGGATTTAGTTGA
- a CDS encoding ABC transporter substrate-binding protein, which yields MISMRNRSVLGIAKSILVIGIIVIVAAVAGGLAYYFVSSHPPTTQKVVTITYYDDLAPSEAKVFDGVIIPMFEKEHPNIKVNLVSESATDIVSSIEALEKAHDVGPVVIAEDNMVIGELLYAGDLMNLTPYLSNISIPGMIPSMTNLMQYEQKVYGGIYFIPFRGNIPLVWYNETTFKELGLTPPQTWSQLLTDAKIIYEKTGVKPVMFQGHGGASTATELYQWMVQAGGNPFVFNDSGDILAFEYLYNLSAYFAPEYIHGYWGSYKGLASGEYYILDYQWPYIYSVMASEGINVSNIGFYPGPSGPVNNDHLVGGDVLAIPKGATDLSDLLLFIKFLLSTTVQRDIITILGEPAVNAQAYQNLPSNISALFKAEEEAFQNAFFREPVPWISEWNTIADQVFDEIVVNHAPYSEIPQILSQANAEMYKYLATTYNSTVAQEYEEGMFAPLYG from the coding sequence ATGATATCCATGAGAAATAGATCTGTTTTAGGAATAGCTAAAAGTATCTTAGTAATAGGAATAATTGTAATAGTAGCCGCAGTAGCAGGAGGATTAGCATATTATTTTGTATCTTCACATCCACCAACAACCCAGAAAGTTGTAACTATAACATACTATGATGATTTAGCCCCGTCAGAAGCAAAGGTCTTTGATGGTGTAATTATACCTATGTTTGAGAAAGAACATCCTAACATAAAGGTTAATTTAGTTAGTGAAAGTGCGACAGACATTGTAAGCAGCATTGAAGCATTAGAGAAAGCTCACGATGTTGGTCCAGTAGTTATAGCCGAAGATAACATGGTAATAGGCGAACTACTTTATGCAGGAGATTTAATGAACTTAACTCCTTACCTATCAAATATTTCAATTCCAGGCATGATTCCTTCTATGACTAACTTAATGCAATACGAGCAAAAGGTATATGGAGGAATATATTTCATTCCATTTAGAGGTAACATACCGTTAGTTTGGTATAATGAGACTACATTTAAAGAGCTAGGTTTGACTCCGCCACAAACATGGTCACAGTTATTGACTGACGCTAAAATTATTTATGAGAAGACTGGTGTAAAACCAGTAATGTTCCAAGGCCACGGGGGAGCTAGTACTGCAACAGAGCTATATCAATGGATGGTACAAGCTGGTGGTAATCCATTTGTATTTAATGACAGCGGTGATATATTAGCTTTCGAGTATCTTTATAATCTTTCAGCATATTTTGCCCCAGAATATATACATGGATATTGGGGAAGTTATAAAGGATTAGCAAGTGGTGAATATTACATTCTTGATTATCAATGGCCATACATATACTCTGTTATGGCTAGTGAAGGAATTAATGTTAGCAATATTGGCTTCTATCCGGGTCCTAGTGGGCCAGTTAATAATGATCACCTAGTTGGTGGAGACGTATTGGCAATTCCAAAAGGTGCTACGGACTTAAGCGACTTATTATTATTCATTAAATTCTTGTTATCAACTACAGTACAGAGGGATATAATTACAATACTAGGAGAACCCGCAGTAAATGCTCAAGCATATCAGAATTTACCTTCAAATATATCCGCATTATTCAAAGCTGAAGAGGAAGCATTCCAGAATGCTTTCTTCAGAGAACCAGTACCATGGATATCAGAATGGAATACAATTGCTGACCAGGTATTTGACGAGATTGTAGTTAATCATGCACCATATTCTGAAATACCGCAAATATTAAGTCAAGCTAATGCTGAAATGTATAAGTATCTAGCGACTACATATAATTCTACCGTTGCACAAGAATATGAAGAAGGAATGTTTGCACCATTATATGGGTGA
- a CDS encoding ABC transporter ATP-binding protein, with protein MMIELQEITKKYGSKVVLDDISEKIETGEFFVILGPSGAGKSTLLKIMAGIEKPDKGRIIVDGKDITNLPPEKRNIAMVFQNYALYPNMTVYDNIAFPLKMKHIKKEEIDKKVKRVAELLKISDILNMPVTRISGGQQQRVALARAIVREPSFYLLDEPLSNLDARVRLIARGELKRIQKELNGTFIYVTHDQKEAMSLADRIAVLHEGKFEQVGKPDELYEFPKTKWVAEFIGEFPMNFLPGDIVGEDNSIEIGFRPEWAKIGGDLTAIVYSVEAVGENIYLFCKLKNKDLSIVILSEERYDVGDEITFKIIKYKKFKEGKLIS; from the coding sequence ATCATGATAGAATTACAAGAAATTACAAAAAAGTATGGAAGTAAAGTTGTCCTAGATGATATTTCAGAAAAAATTGAAACTGGTGAGTTCTTTGTAATCCTCGGTCCCAGTGGGGCTGGAAAATCTACCTTATTAAAAATCATGGCTGGAATCGAAAAACCAGATAAAGGAAGGATAATTGTTGATGGGAAGGATATAACTAACTTACCTCCAGAAAAAAGGAATATTGCAATGGTATTTCAGAATTATGCCTTATATCCCAATATGACTGTTTATGATAATATAGCATTTCCTTTGAAAATGAAGCATATTAAGAAAGAAGAAATAGATAAAAAAGTAAAGAGGGTTGCAGAGTTGCTAAAAATAAGTGATATATTAAATATGCCAGTTACACGAATAAGCGGAGGACAACAGCAAAGAGTAGCTTTAGCTAGGGCTATTGTAAGAGAACCTTCATTTTATCTATTAGATGAACCTTTATCAAATCTAGATGCAAGAGTAAGGCTTATAGCGAGGGGTGAATTGAAAAGGATTCAAAAAGAGCTCAATGGGACTTTTATTTATGTAACGCACGATCAAAAAGAAGCTATGAGTTTAGCAGATAGGATTGCTGTTCTTCATGAAGGTAAATTCGAACAAGTTGGAAAACCAGATGAACTCTATGAATTTCCAAAAACTAAATGGGTAGCGGAATTTATTGGTGAATTCCCAATGAACTTTTTACCAGGAGATATAGTTGGTGAAGACAACTCCATTGAAATAGGCTTTAGACCAGAATGGGCTAAAATAGGAGGTGATTTAACTGCTATAGTTTACTCAGTAGAAGCTGTAGGAGAAAACATTTATTTATTTTGCAAATTAAAGAATAAAGATTTATCAATAGTAATTCTATCTGAGGAAAGATATGATGTAGGCGATGAAATCACATTTAAAATTATAAAATACAAGAAATTTAAAGAAGGTAAGTTAATATCTTAA
- a CDS encoding carbohydrate ABC transporter permease: MSNKLVYVGIAIFTVYFLAPIYILLLLAFNSPKYTIESVYPPLIFKSPTFNNLIFAFTQYDFIHPLLKSLAVATLVGILALIVGIPAGYGLSKLPGKIAYPIIVVLLITNMMPGLVVAIPITVLPKSFYKNNSD, translated from the coding sequence ATGAGCAATAAACTGGTCTATGTTGGAATTGCAATCTTTACAGTTTACTTTCTTGCCCCAATATATATTTTACTACTTTTAGCATTTAATTCACCAAAGTATACAATAGAGAGTGTTTACCCTCCACTTATCTTTAAATCACCAACATTTAATAATTTAATTTTCGCATTTACTCAATATGATTTTATTCATCCATTATTAAAGAGCCTAGCAGTTGCAACATTAGTAGGAATCCTGGCATTAATTGTGGGTATTCCAGCAGGTTATGGGTTAAGTAAGCTACCTGGGAAGATAGCATATCCAATCATTGTGGTATTACTTATAACAAATATGATGCCTGGTCTAGTAGTTGCAATACCCATAACGGTACTCCCAAAATCATTTTACAAAAATAATTCTGATTGA
- a CDS encoding PaREP1 family protein yields the protein MSERVVWERDVRKYGELRVEESIDEALIAVELLRQGKFRNSAVKAFLAFKAFLSGIISINHLSFSSKLEEKERRFFYKIGFTAPSNRLLYYASILEMDLPGITDLAKQAMSLHVFSYVGYDKAGEYSPITSKEDAKKWILDFIIALANFIIKVNERGKEILREVEEVKKEN from the coding sequence ATGAGTGAGAGAGTAGTTTGGGAAAGAGATGTTAGAAAATATGGAGAATTAAGAGTAGAGGAAAGTATTGATGAGGCTTTGATAGCTGTAGAACTTCTAAGACAAGGTAAGTTCCGAAATTCTGCGGTGAAAGCATTTTTAGCATTTAAGGCGTTCTTAAGTGGAATTATAAGTATTAATCATCTGTCTTTTTCCTCTAAACTAGAAGAAAAAGAAAGAAGATTTTTCTATAAAATAGGTTTTACTGCTCCTTCAAATAGATTACTCTATTATGCATCTATTCTGGAGATGGATCTGCCTGGTATTACAGATTTAGCTAAACAAGCTATGTCTCTTCATGTCTTTTCATATGTGGGTTATGATAAAGCTGGAGAATATTCCCCAATAACTTCAAAAGAAGATGCAAAGAAATGGATCCTGGATTTTATTATAGCTCTAGCTAACTTTATTATTAAGGTGAATGAGAGAGGAAAGGAAATATTAAGAGAGGTGGAAGAAGTTAAGAAAGAAAATTGA
- a CDS encoding ABC transporter permease subunit, translating into MGVPISAEFIRLGLFDTIPGLAFAQELVTLPLAVFILQGTFSSIPREIEYQAKIDGASTLSYILKVLVPTTSPGIIAAFLISWMFSWDEFTYAVILSPIHPTWPVEIYLNITRGNILAAIAFSLVFTIPVIILTILLQKYLRGEYLTGGIKS; encoded by the coding sequence TTGGGAGTACCGATAAGTGCAGAGTTCATAAGGCTAGGATTATTTGATACTATACCCGGGCTTGCTTTTGCACAGGAATTAGTAACATTACCACTAGCAGTATTTATATTACAAGGTACTTTCTCTTCAATACCCAGAGAGATTGAATATCAGGCAAAAATAGATGGTGCGTCTACCCTTTCGTATATTCTTAAAGTATTAGTACCTACTACTTCACCAGGTATTATAGCTGCATTCCTAATCTCTTGGATGTTTTCATGGGATGAATTTACTTATGCCGTAATACTGTCACCTATTCATCCAACGTGGCCGGTCGAAATATATTTGAATATTACAAGAGGGAACATTTTAGCAGCTATTGCGTTTTCTTTAGTCTTCACGATTCCCGTAATTATTTTAACTATATTATTACAAAAATATTTAAGAGGTGAATATTTAACTGGAGGGATAAAATCATGA
- a CDS encoding carbohydrate ABC transporter permease, translating to MRSEVKYFLFTLPAIAYVAFFAFYPSIQAVILSFQTTNGQFTLNNYEELFYFNIYGTIENTIIVTVGALLIQLFLALGVASILAREFRGKKIFSTISIIPLGVATVVAAVTFSFIFQSVGGYANSLLHLFGLKGINWYSNNLISLLVVMVSDSWKNTPLVTLILLSGMLSIPKELYYAAALDGAGPFRRFIHITLPNLKKFIAIALIIRGVSEFNIFALPLIIIGFHPLLLTTLAYELYSTTAINLSAAAAVILLVFISALIAINIKYAGGGRR from the coding sequence GTGAGATCAGAAGTAAAGTATTTTCTTTTTACTCTTCCTGCAATAGCTTATGTAGCTTTTTTTGCATTTTATCCTTCCATTCAAGCTGTTATCTTAAGTTTTCAAACTACTAATGGTCAGTTTACATTAAATAATTATGAAGAATTATTTTATTTCAATATATATGGTACGATAGAAAATACAATAATTGTAACTGTTGGTGCATTACTTATTCAACTATTTTTAGCTCTTGGTGTTGCATCGATCTTGGCAAGAGAATTTAGAGGTAAGAAAATCTTTTCTACAATATCTATAATACCATTAGGAGTTGCAACTGTAGTTGCTGCAGTAACATTCTCATTTATATTTCAAAGTGTAGGAGGCTATGCAAATTCCCTTCTTCATTTATTCGGACTTAAAGGAATTAATTGGTACTCGAATAACTTAATTTCCTTACTAGTTGTAATGGTATCTGATAGTTGGAAGAATACTCCACTAGTTACTTTAATTTTGTTATCTGGAATGCTATCTATTCCTAAAGAACTTTATTATGCGGCTGCCTTAGATGGAGCTGGTCCATTTAGGAGATTTATACATATAACTTTACCAAATTTAAAGAAATTTATAGCTATAGCTTTAATTATAAGAGGAGTCAGCGAATTTAACATATTTGCTTTACCATTAATTATAATTGGTTTTCATCCCTTATTACTTACAACTTTAGCGTATGAGTTGTACTCAACAACTGCAATCAATTTATCAGCAGCAGCGGCAGTAATCTTACTAGTATTTATTTCAGCATTGATAGCGATAAATATAAAATATGCGGGAGGTGGTAGAAGATGA